The Hevea brasiliensis isolate MT/VB/25A 57/8 chromosome 1, ASM3005281v1, whole genome shotgun sequence genome has a window encoding:
- the LOC131180267 gene encoding uncharacterized protein LOC131180267: protein MPMGKRRPNTRINQYAVDDYCPVHKSIEIQKPHMVSTRTLKRGSPLGMYGLEAHPVTAQKKGLIEKDGSHHRICSMHSSPTLEKVDIAVYPDASLGRNHVLFSFNVSTADFSRVDESRGSDNFLVESSISVHTDSCRSSVGSCSAMGDDYQNFPFRFSTPHSNNIEDCCSDAESSSRVDYATEGCPLSLDERLGVE, encoded by the coding sequence ATGCCTATGGGTAAAAGACGGCCAAATACACGGATAAATCAATATGCTGTAGATGATTACTGCCCTGTGCATAAAAGTATTGAAATTCAAAAGCCTCATATGGTTTCAACAAGAACATTGAAGAGAGGATCACCACTTGGCATGTATGGCCTTGAAGCTCATCCAGTAACTGCTCAAAAGAAGGGACTGATAGAAAAAGATGGTAGCCATCATCGAATTTGTTCAATGCATTCATCTCCAACTCTTGAAAAGGTAGATATAGCTGTTTATCCAGATGCATCATTGGGTAGAAATCAtgttcttttttcttttaatgtTTCAACAGCTGACTTTTCTAGAGTGGATGAAAGTAGGGGAAGTGATAATTTTCTTGTAGAGTCCTCAATATCTGTGCATACTGATAGTTGTAGATCCTCTGTTGGTAGTTGTAGTGCTATGGGCGATGATTATCAAAATTTTCCCTTTAGGTTTTCTACACCACACAGTAACAATATAGAGGATTGCTGTAGTGATGCTGAATCATCTTCTAGAGTGGATTATGCGACAGAAGGATGTCCACTTTCTTTAGATGAGCGATTGGGAGTAGAGTAG